The proteins below are encoded in one region of Amycolatopsis acidiphila:
- a CDS encoding ferredoxin--NADP reductase, whose protein sequence is MTETAARGRSRMLRIVRVAEETRDARSLVFEVPEADRDRFSYRPGQFLTLRIPSDRTGSVARCYSLASSPHEAEQLTVTVKRTADGYGSNWLCANAVEGMELEVLPPGGVFTPKDLGADLLLFAGGSGITPVFSIVKSALAQGSGKIVLVYANRDESSVIFADRLAALSARYPRRLTVIHWLESVQGLPSRGQLQALATPFTGYEAFVCGPAPFMDAVTDALSSAGMPKSRVHVEVFTSLSGDPFAEVPAVAQDTATAKSTVPAEVELAGQTYAVDWPAGTPLVDVLLAKGIDAPYSCRDGECGSCQATLLKGKVTMIRNEVLGEDDVAEGYILTCQALPDPTGTDPIKIEFL, encoded by the coding sequence ATGACCGAAACCGCGGCCCGAGGCCGCTCCCGCATGCTCCGGATCGTTCGCGTGGCCGAAGAGACCCGCGACGCCCGGTCGCTGGTCTTCGAGGTGCCGGAGGCCGACCGCGACCGCTTCTCCTACCGGCCCGGGCAGTTCCTGACGCTGCGCATCCCCAGTGACCGCACCGGGTCCGTGGCGCGCTGCTACTCGCTGGCCAGCTCACCGCACGAAGCCGAGCAGCTGACCGTGACCGTCAAGCGCACCGCCGACGGGTACGGCTCGAACTGGTTGTGCGCCAACGCGGTCGAGGGCATGGAGCTCGAGGTCCTGCCACCGGGCGGGGTGTTCACCCCGAAGGACCTCGGCGCCGACCTGCTGCTGTTCGCCGGGGGCAGCGGGATCACCCCGGTGTTCTCCATCGTGAAGTCCGCACTCGCCCAGGGCAGCGGCAAGATCGTGCTCGTCTACGCCAACCGCGACGAGTCCTCGGTCATCTTCGCCGACCGGCTCGCGGCGCTCTCGGCCCGGTATCCGCGCCGGCTGACGGTGATCCACTGGCTGGAGTCCGTGCAGGGCCTGCCCAGCCGCGGCCAGCTGCAGGCGCTCGCCACGCCGTTCACCGGCTACGAGGCCTTCGTGTGCGGGCCCGCTCCGTTCATGGACGCGGTGACCGACGCCCTGTCCAGCGCGGGGATGCCGAAGTCCCGCGTGCACGTCGAGGTCTTCACCTCGCTGTCCGGCGACCCGTTCGCGGAAGTGCCGGCGGTGGCGCAGGACACCGCGACCGCGAAGAGCACGGTACCGGCCGAGGTGGAGCTCGCCGGGCAGACCTACGCGGTCGACTGGCCTGCCGGCACTCCCCTGGTCGACGTCCTGCTCGCCAAGGGCATCGACGCGCCGTACTCCTGCCGCGACGGCGAGTGCGGCTCCTGCCAGGCCACGCTGCTCAAGGGCAAGGTGACCATGATCCGCAACGAGGTCCTCGGCGAGGACGACGTCGCGGAGGGCTACATCCTCACCTGCCAGGCGCTTCCCGACCCCACGGGCACCGACCCGATCAAGATCGAGTTCCTCTGA